Within Bacteroidales bacterium, the genomic segment ACATAACGATAACGACTTATTATTTTATTAAATACTTGCTGCCAATGAGTTAAAGAACGATTGCGATATGATTTAAACAATTCATCGTTTTGGGGAATTTTATACCCTTTGTCGCCTAATATTTCTTTTTTTTCGCGATGAAGAATATCTTCGTTCCTATCTTAGGCTATTTCGTAAATTGTTTTGCCTTCGGGAGCATACGGACTTATGGTTACGCTTGCATCTACAATGGTTTTTCCTTTTTTTACTTTTGCACCGTGATGTTCTAATTGTTTATTGATTTTTCGAAGTAAACGATCGTAGGCTTTTTTACGAACTAATTCACTA encodes:
- a CDS encoding transposase, which gives rise to MLHREKKEILGDKGYKIPQNDELFKSYRNRSLTHWQQVFNKIISRYRYVVERTFGSIKRWFNGMVARYKGLAKVRAQHVLQAIAYNLKRAVSLI
- a CDS encoding IS5/IS1182 family transposase encodes the protein SELVRKKAYDRLLRKINKQLEHHGAKVKKGKTIVDASVTISPYAPEGKTIYEIA